In Molothrus aeneus isolate 106 chromosome 4, BPBGC_Maene_1.0, whole genome shotgun sequence, the following are encoded in one genomic region:
- the DCTN1 gene encoding dynactin subunit 1 isoform X3, which translates to MAQGRRHASARASSTARMSSDGSSKPLKVGSRVEVIGKGHRGTVAYVGATLFATGKWVGVILDEAKGKNDGTVQGRKYFTCKENHGIFVRQSQIQVFEDGADTTSPETPESAAMKVPKRDSLDATKASKLRGAKPKKSTARRPKPTRTPTSSASGGTAGPSGSASASGGEMSSSEPGTPAQTPLVAPVIPTPSLGSPGAPPVPSPTKEEENLRAQVRDLEEKLETLKIKRNEDKAKLKELEKYKIQLEQVQEWKSKMQEQQADLQKRLKKAKKEAKDALEAKERYMEEMADTADAIEMATLDKEMAEERAESLQQEVDSLKEKVEYLTMDLEILKHEIEEKGSDGAASSYQVKQLEEQNARLKEALVRMRDLSASEKQEHVKLQKQMEKKNTELESLRQQREKLQEEVKQAEKTVDELKEQVDAALGAEEMVETLTERNLDLEEKVRELRETVGDLEAMNEMNDELQENARETELELREQLDMATARVRQAEKRVEAAQETVADYQQTIKKYRELTAHLQDVNRELMSQQEASAEKQQQPPPEMFDFKIKFAETKAHAKAIEMELRQMEVQQANRHVSLLTSFMPDSFLRHGGDHDCVLVLLLIPRLICKAELISKQAQERFELSESCAERAGLRGAPGEQLSFAAGLVYSLSLLQATLHKYEQALNRCSVEVYKKVGTLYPEMSVHERSLDFLIELLHKDQLDETVNVEPLTKAIKYYQHLYSIHLADQAEDCTLQLADHIKFTQSALDCMGVEVCRLRAFLQAGQEAADLAILLKDLETSCSDIRQFCKKIRRRMPGTDAPGIPAALGFGPQVSDTLLECRKHLTWVVAVLQEVAAAGAQLIAPLAENEGLPAPRLEELAFKVSEQIYGSQGINPYECLRQSCSILMATMNKMATAMQEGEYDADRPQSKPTPPAELRAAALRAEITDAEGLGLKLEDRETVIKELKKSLKIKGEELSEANVRLSLLEKKLDSASKDADDRVEKIQTKLDETQTLLKKKEKEFEETMDALQADIDQLESEKVELKQRLNNQSKRTIEGLRGAPPSGVASIVSGIAGEEQQRGVGAGQVPGGGSGPVQVKDSPLLLQQIDALQLSLKHLKNENNLLKGAQMKLELASLAPLQVPRVAVARERPPEALPTQSLYRKTTQLLETLYQLSANAKVLDMRQSKSTRSSSARLLEQTARLCALKNSIDALKDDTLREMVQQQPGAGVSTTFGTFPSSSFLKAKQEQAQGPALCGRVTIPCAPGHGQAHRVLLTPDLLQHLRQHFVA; encoded by the exons GCCTCCAGCACGGCCAGGATGAGCTCTGACGGCAGCAGCAAGCCCCTCAAGGTGGGCTCCCGCGTGGAGGTCATCGGCAAGGGCCACCGGGGCACCGTGGCCTACGTGGGGGCCACCCTGTTCGCCACCGGCAAATGGGTCGGGGTCATCCTGGACGAGGCCAAGGGCAAGAACGACGGCACGGTGCAGGGCAGGAAGTACTTCACCTGCAAGGAGAACCACGGCATCTTCGTCAGGCAGTCCCAG ATCCAGGTGTTTGAGGATGGAGCGGACACAACGTCCCCAGAAACCCCAGAATCTGCTGCCATGAAGGTCCCTAAGAGAG ATTCCCTTGATGCCACCAAGGCCAGCAAACTG CGCGGAGCCAAGCCCAAAAAG AGCACCGCCCGCCGACCCAAG CCCACCCGGACCCCCACATCATCGGCGTCCGGCGGCACCGCCGGGCCCTCGGGCTCGGCCTCGGCGTCCGGCGGGGAGATGAGCAGCAGCGAGCCCGGCACGCCCGCCCAGACCCCGCTGGTGGCCCCCGTCATCCCCACGCCCTCCCTCGGCTCCCCGGGGGCACCCCCGGTCCCCTCGCCCACCAAG GAGGAGGAGAATCTCCGTGCTCAGGTCAGGGACCTTGAGGAGAAGCTGGAGACACTGAAAATCAAGAGAAATGAGGACAAGGCGAAGCTCAAGGAGCTGGAGAAGTACAagatccagctggagcaggtgcAGGAATGGAAGAGCaaaatgcaggagcagcaggctgacCTCCAGAAGCGCCTGAAGAAGGCCAAGAAG GAAGCCAAGGATGCCCTGGAAGCCAAGGAAAGGTACATGGAGGAGATGGCGGACACGGCCGACGCCATCGAGATGGCCACGCTGGACAAGGAGATGGCTGAGGAGAGGGCAgagtccctgcagcaggaggtggaTTCCCTCAAGGAGAAGGTGGAATACCTCACCATGGACCTGGAGATCCTCAAGCACGAGATTGAGGAGAAag GCTCTGACGGAGCAGCATCCAGCTACCAGGTCAaacagctggaggagcagaatGCCAGGCTCAAGGAGGCTCTTGTCAG gatgCGGGACCTGTCGGCCTCAGAGAAGCAGGAGCACGTGAAGCTCCAGAAGCAGATGGAGAAGaagaacacagagctggagtCGCTGCGGCAGCAGCgggagaagctgcaggaggaggtgaaGCAGGCGGAGAAGACGGTGGATGAGCTCAAGgagcag GTGGACGCAGCGCTGGGTGCTGAGGAGATGGTGGAGACTCTGACAGAGAGAAACCTGGATCTGGAGGAGAAGGTCCGGGAGCTGCGTGAGACCGTCGGGGACCTG gaggcCATGAACGAGATGAACGACGAGCTGCAGGAGAACGCCCGGGAGACGGAGCTGGAGCTGCGGGAGCAGCTGGACATGGCCACGGCGCGCGTGCGCCAGGCCGAGAAGCGCGTGGAGGCCGCCCAGGAGACCGTGGCCGACTACCAGCAGACCATCAAAAAGTACCGGGAGCTCACGGCTCACCTGCAG GACGTGAACCGGGAGCTGATGAGCCAGCAGGAGGCAtctgcagagaaacagcagcagccgcCCCCCGAGATGTTCGACTTCAAGATCAAATTTGCAGAGACGAAAGCTCACGCCAAG GCCATCGAGATGGAGCTGCGGCAGATGGAGGTGCAGCAGGCCAACCGCCACGTGTCCCTCCTCACCTCCTTCATGCCCGACAGCTTCCTGCGCCACGGCGGCGACCACGACTGCGTCCTGGTGCTCCTGCTCATCCCACGCCTCATCTGCAAg gcCGAGCTGATCAGCAAACAGGCGCAGGAGAGGTTCGAGCTGAGCGAGAGCTGCGCGGAGCGGGCGGGGCTGCGCGGAGCCCCCggggagcagctcagcttcGCCGCCGGCCTCGTCTATTCCCTGAGCCTGCTCCAGGCCACGCTGCACAAATACGAGCA ggccCTGAACCGCTGCAGTGTGGAGGTGTACAAGAAGGTGGGGACCCTGTACCCCGAGATGAGCGTCCACGAGCGCTCCCTGGACTTCCTGATCGAGCTGCTCCACAAGGACCAGCTGGACGAGACCGTCAACGTGGAGCCGCTCACCAAAGCCATCAAGTACtaccag CACCTGTACAGCATCCACCTGGCCGACCAGGCTGAGGACTGCACCCTGCAGCTGGCCGACCACATCAAG TTCACCCAGAGTGCCTTGGACTGCATGGGGGTGGAGGTGTGCCGGCTGCGGGCCTTCCTCCAG gccgggcaggaggcagcagaccTGGCCATCCTGCTCAAGGACCTGGAGACGTCCTGCAGTGACATCCGCCAGTTCTGCAAGAAGATCCGGCGCCGCATGCCGGGCACGGATGCGCCGGGAATTCCGGCGGCCCTGGGCTTCGGGCcgcag GTGTCGGACACGCTGCTGGAGTGCCGCAAGCACCTGACGTGGGTGGTGGCCGTGCTGCAGGAGGTGGCGGCGGCCGGGGCGCAGCTGATCGCGCCGCTGGCCGAGAACGAGGGGCTGCCCGCGCCGCGCCTCGAGGAGCTGGCCTTCAAAGTCAGCGAGCAG ATTTACGGCTCCCAGGGCATCAATCCCTACGAGTGCCTGCGCCAGTCCTGCAGCATCCTCATGGCCACCATGAACAAGATGGCCACGGCCATGCAGGAGGGCGAGTACGACGCCGACCGCCCGCAGAGCAAG CCCACGCCACCGGCAGAGCTCCGGGCGGCCGCGCTGCGGGCAGAGATCACGGatgctgaggggctggggctgaagCTGGAGGACAGGGAGACGGTCATCAAGGAGCTGAAGAAGTCCCTCAAGATCAAG GGTGAGGAGCTCAGCGAGGCCAACGTGAGGCTCAGCCTGCTGGAGAAGAAGCTGGACAGCGCGTCCAAGGACGCGGACGACCGCGTGGAGAAGATCCAGACCAAGCTGGACGAGACCCAGACACTGctcaaaaagaaagagaa ggagttTGAGGAGACCATGGACGCTCTCCAGGCTGACATCGACCAGCTGGAGTCGGAGAAGGTGGAGCTGAAGCAGCGCCTGAACAACCAGTCCAAGAGGACGATCGAGGGGCTGCGGGGGGCTCCGCCCTCGGGCGTGGCCTCCATCGTGTCCGGCATCGCCGGGG aggaacagcagcgAG GTGTTGGTGCCGGGCAGGTGCCGGGAGGTGGCTCTGGCCCCGTGCAGGTGAAGGActctcccctcctgctgcagcagatcgacgccctgcagctctccctgaaACACCTCAAGAATGAGAACAACCTGCTCAAG GGTGCCCAGATGAAGCTGGAGCTGGCCAGCCTGGCGCCGCTGCAGGTGCCGCGCGTGGCCGTGGCGCGGGAGCGGCCGCCCGAGGCGCTGCCCACGCAGAGCCTCTACCGCAAGACCACGCAGCTGCTGGAGACCCTCTACCAGCTCAGCGCCAACGCCAAGGTGCTGGACATGAGGCAGAGCAAATCCA CGAGGAGCTCCTCGGCGCGGCTGCTGGAGCAGACGGCCCGGCTCTGCGCCCTCAAGAACTCCATCGACGCCCTGAAG GACGACACGCTGCGGGAGATGGTTCAGCAGCAGCCGGGCGCCGGCGTCTCCACCACCTTCGGCACCTTCCCGTCCTCCTCCTTCCTGAAG GCCAAGCAGGAGCAGGCGCAGGGCCCGGCGCTGTGCGGGCGGGTGACGATCCCGTGCGCCCCGGGGCACGGCCAGGCGCACCGGGTGCTGCTCACCCCggacctgctccagcacctccgCCAGCACTTCGTGGCCTGA
- the DCTN1 gene encoding dynactin subunit 1 isoform X4: MSSDGSSKPLKVGSRVEVIGKGHRGTVAYVGATLFATGKWVGVILDEAKGKNDGTVQGRKYFTCKENHGIFVRQSQIQVFEDGADTTSPETPESAAMKVPKRDSLDATKASKLRGAKPKKAPATRKSTARRPKPTRTPTSSASGGTAGPSGSASASGGEMSSSEPGTPAQTPLVAPVIPTPSLGSPGAPPVPSPTKEEENLRAQVRDLEEKLETLKIKRNEDKAKLKELEKYKIQLEQVQEWKSKMQEQQADLQKRLKKAKKEAKDALEAKERYMEEMADTADAIEMATLDKEMAEERAESLQQEVDSLKEKVEYLTMDLEILKHEIEEKGSDGAASSYQVKQLEEQNARLKEALVRMRDLSASEKQEHVKLQKQMEKKNTELESLRQQREKLQEEVKQAEKTVDELKEQVDAALGAEEMVETLTERNLDLEEKVRELRETVGDLEAMNEMNDELQENARETELELREQLDMATARVRQAEKRVEAAQETVADYQQTIKKYRELTAHLQDVNRELMSQQEASAEKQQQPPPEMFDFKIKFAETKAHAKAIEMELRQMEVQQANRHVSLLTSFMPDSFLRHGGDHDCVLVLLLIPRLICKAELISKQAQERFELSESCAERAGLRGAPGEQLSFAAGLVYSLSLLQATLHKYEQALNRCSVEVYKKVGTLYPEMSVHERSLDFLIELLHKDQLDETVNVEPLTKAIKYYQHLYSIHLADQAEDCTLQLADHIKFTQSALDCMGVEVCRLRAFLQAGQEAADLAILLKDLETSCSDIRQFCKKIRRRMPGTDAPGIPAALGFGPQVSDTLLECRKHLTWVVAVLQEVAAAGAQLIAPLAENEGLPAPRLEELAFKVSEQIYGSQGINPYECLRQSCSILMATMNKMATAMQEGEYDADRPQSKPTPPAELRAAALRAEITDAEGLGLKLEDRETVIKELKKSLKIKGEELSEANVRLSLLEKKLDSASKDADDRVEKIQTKLDETQTLLKKKEKEFEETMDALQADIDQLESEKVELKQRLNNQSKRTIEGLRGAPPSGVASIVSGIAGEEQQRGVGAGQVPGGGSGPVQVKDSPLLLQQIDALQLSLKHLKNENNLLKGAQMKLELASLAPLQVPRVAVARERPPEALPTQSLYRKTTQLLETLYQLSANAKVLDMRQSKSTRSSSARLLEQTARLCALKNSIDALKDDTLREMVQQQPGAGVSTTFGTFPSSSFLKAKQEQAQGPALCGRVTIPCAPGHGQAHRVLLTPDLLQHLRQHFVA, translated from the exons ATGAGCTCTGACGGCAGCAGCAAGCCCCTCAAGGTGGGCTCCCGCGTGGAGGTCATCGGCAAGGGCCACCGGGGCACCGTGGCCTACGTGGGGGCCACCCTGTTCGCCACCGGCAAATGGGTCGGGGTCATCCTGGACGAGGCCAAGGGCAAGAACGACGGCACGGTGCAGGGCAGGAAGTACTTCACCTGCAAGGAGAACCACGGCATCTTCGTCAGGCAGTCCCAG ATCCAGGTGTTTGAGGATGGAGCGGACACAACGTCCCCAGAAACCCCAGAATCTGCTGCCATGAAGGTCCCTAAGAGAG ATTCCCTTGATGCCACCAAGGCCAGCAAACTG CGCGGAGCCAAGCCCAAAAAG GCCCCGGCCACACGCAAG AGCACCGCCCGCCGACCCAAG CCCACCCGGACCCCCACATCATCGGCGTCCGGCGGCACCGCCGGGCCCTCGGGCTCGGCCTCGGCGTCCGGCGGGGAGATGAGCAGCAGCGAGCCCGGCACGCCCGCCCAGACCCCGCTGGTGGCCCCCGTCATCCCCACGCCCTCCCTCGGCTCCCCGGGGGCACCCCCGGTCCCCTCGCCCACCAAG GAGGAGGAGAATCTCCGTGCTCAGGTCAGGGACCTTGAGGAGAAGCTGGAGACACTGAAAATCAAGAGAAATGAGGACAAGGCGAAGCTCAAGGAGCTGGAGAAGTACAagatccagctggagcaggtgcAGGAATGGAAGAGCaaaatgcaggagcagcaggctgacCTCCAGAAGCGCCTGAAGAAGGCCAAGAAG GAAGCCAAGGATGCCCTGGAAGCCAAGGAAAGGTACATGGAGGAGATGGCGGACACGGCCGACGCCATCGAGATGGCCACGCTGGACAAGGAGATGGCTGAGGAGAGGGCAgagtccctgcagcaggaggtggaTTCCCTCAAGGAGAAGGTGGAATACCTCACCATGGACCTGGAGATCCTCAAGCACGAGATTGAGGAGAAag GCTCTGACGGAGCAGCATCCAGCTACCAGGTCAaacagctggaggagcagaatGCCAGGCTCAAGGAGGCTCTTGTCAG gatgCGGGACCTGTCGGCCTCAGAGAAGCAGGAGCACGTGAAGCTCCAGAAGCAGATGGAGAAGaagaacacagagctggagtCGCTGCGGCAGCAGCgggagaagctgcaggaggaggtgaaGCAGGCGGAGAAGACGGTGGATGAGCTCAAGgagcag GTGGACGCAGCGCTGGGTGCTGAGGAGATGGTGGAGACTCTGACAGAGAGAAACCTGGATCTGGAGGAGAAGGTCCGGGAGCTGCGTGAGACCGTCGGGGACCTG gaggcCATGAACGAGATGAACGACGAGCTGCAGGAGAACGCCCGGGAGACGGAGCTGGAGCTGCGGGAGCAGCTGGACATGGCCACGGCGCGCGTGCGCCAGGCCGAGAAGCGCGTGGAGGCCGCCCAGGAGACCGTGGCCGACTACCAGCAGACCATCAAAAAGTACCGGGAGCTCACGGCTCACCTGCAG GACGTGAACCGGGAGCTGATGAGCCAGCAGGAGGCAtctgcagagaaacagcagcagccgcCCCCCGAGATGTTCGACTTCAAGATCAAATTTGCAGAGACGAAAGCTCACGCCAAG GCCATCGAGATGGAGCTGCGGCAGATGGAGGTGCAGCAGGCCAACCGCCACGTGTCCCTCCTCACCTCCTTCATGCCCGACAGCTTCCTGCGCCACGGCGGCGACCACGACTGCGTCCTGGTGCTCCTGCTCATCCCACGCCTCATCTGCAAg gcCGAGCTGATCAGCAAACAGGCGCAGGAGAGGTTCGAGCTGAGCGAGAGCTGCGCGGAGCGGGCGGGGCTGCGCGGAGCCCCCggggagcagctcagcttcGCCGCCGGCCTCGTCTATTCCCTGAGCCTGCTCCAGGCCACGCTGCACAAATACGAGCA ggccCTGAACCGCTGCAGTGTGGAGGTGTACAAGAAGGTGGGGACCCTGTACCCCGAGATGAGCGTCCACGAGCGCTCCCTGGACTTCCTGATCGAGCTGCTCCACAAGGACCAGCTGGACGAGACCGTCAACGTGGAGCCGCTCACCAAAGCCATCAAGTACtaccag CACCTGTACAGCATCCACCTGGCCGACCAGGCTGAGGACTGCACCCTGCAGCTGGCCGACCACATCAAG TTCACCCAGAGTGCCTTGGACTGCATGGGGGTGGAGGTGTGCCGGCTGCGGGCCTTCCTCCAG gccgggcaggaggcagcagaccTGGCCATCCTGCTCAAGGACCTGGAGACGTCCTGCAGTGACATCCGCCAGTTCTGCAAGAAGATCCGGCGCCGCATGCCGGGCACGGATGCGCCGGGAATTCCGGCGGCCCTGGGCTTCGGGCcgcag GTGTCGGACACGCTGCTGGAGTGCCGCAAGCACCTGACGTGGGTGGTGGCCGTGCTGCAGGAGGTGGCGGCGGCCGGGGCGCAGCTGATCGCGCCGCTGGCCGAGAACGAGGGGCTGCCCGCGCCGCGCCTCGAGGAGCTGGCCTTCAAAGTCAGCGAGCAG ATTTACGGCTCCCAGGGCATCAATCCCTACGAGTGCCTGCGCCAGTCCTGCAGCATCCTCATGGCCACCATGAACAAGATGGCCACGGCCATGCAGGAGGGCGAGTACGACGCCGACCGCCCGCAGAGCAAG CCCACGCCACCGGCAGAGCTCCGGGCGGCCGCGCTGCGGGCAGAGATCACGGatgctgaggggctggggctgaagCTGGAGGACAGGGAGACGGTCATCAAGGAGCTGAAGAAGTCCCTCAAGATCAAG GGTGAGGAGCTCAGCGAGGCCAACGTGAGGCTCAGCCTGCTGGAGAAGAAGCTGGACAGCGCGTCCAAGGACGCGGACGACCGCGTGGAGAAGATCCAGACCAAGCTGGACGAGACCCAGACACTGctcaaaaagaaagagaa ggagttTGAGGAGACCATGGACGCTCTCCAGGCTGACATCGACCAGCTGGAGTCGGAGAAGGTGGAGCTGAAGCAGCGCCTGAACAACCAGTCCAAGAGGACGATCGAGGGGCTGCGGGGGGCTCCGCCCTCGGGCGTGGCCTCCATCGTGTCCGGCATCGCCGGGG aggaacagcagcgAG GTGTTGGTGCCGGGCAGGTGCCGGGAGGTGGCTCTGGCCCCGTGCAGGTGAAGGActctcccctcctgctgcagcagatcgacgccctgcagctctccctgaaACACCTCAAGAATGAGAACAACCTGCTCAAG GGTGCCCAGATGAAGCTGGAGCTGGCCAGCCTGGCGCCGCTGCAGGTGCCGCGCGTGGCCGTGGCGCGGGAGCGGCCGCCCGAGGCGCTGCCCACGCAGAGCCTCTACCGCAAGACCACGCAGCTGCTGGAGACCCTCTACCAGCTCAGCGCCAACGCCAAGGTGCTGGACATGAGGCAGAGCAAATCCA CGAGGAGCTCCTCGGCGCGGCTGCTGGAGCAGACGGCCCGGCTCTGCGCCCTCAAGAACTCCATCGACGCCCTGAAG GACGACACGCTGCGGGAGATGGTTCAGCAGCAGCCGGGCGCCGGCGTCTCCACCACCTTCGGCACCTTCCCGTCCTCCTCCTTCCTGAAG GCCAAGCAGGAGCAGGCGCAGGGCCCGGCGCTGTGCGGGCGGGTGACGATCCCGTGCGCCCCGGGGCACGGCCAGGCGCACCGGGTGCTGCTCACCCCggacctgctccagcacctccgCCAGCACTTCGTGGCCTGA